GCTGCCGGCTCAGGTCCTGCGCCTCGGCCTCTTCCATGTCGGTCTTGGGCAGCAGTTGGAGAGCTCGCTCGCAGTGTAAGAGGGTGCGCACCGGCGACGGGTGCCGCCGCGCCAGGTCCGCCGCACGATGGTGGTAGCGCACCGCCTGGCGCCAGTCTCCAGCGGCAGCGAAGTGATGGGCCAGGGTCTCCGACCAGGCGACCCACCCCCGCGCCGCCCGTTCCTCCAGCACTTTGGCGACCTGGCCGTGGATGGCGGCCCGGCGAGACGGCGGCAGGTGACGGTAGATCACCGTCCGCAGCCGCCGATGACTGAACTCGATGGGGACTCGCAGGTCCGTCGAGTCGGTGGGAGCGGGACTGGGGTAGCGCTCCACTTCGGCCCAGGGCTCGTCCATGGGGCGCACCATCTGGCGGTCGATCCAGATCTTCAGGTTGGCCCACACCACCGATAGATCCTCTTTCTCCACCCGTGCCAGCAGGTCGGCATCGAAGCGTTGCCCTACCACCGCCGCCAGGGTCAGCAGGCGGCGGGCGGAGCGGGGCAGCCGGCGGGCTCGCTCCCAGATCAGCTCGTCGAGGGGGGTGGGTAGCTGGTCCTCTCGAATGTCTAGCTCGCCCTGCCAATGCCACCGCTGATCCGGTCCCGGCCGCAGATGGCCGCTCTCGTAGCGGTCGTAGATCACCTCCAGCAGCGCTACCGGCAAGCCGCCGGTCTGGCGTTCCAGATAGCGGGGGAGGGGGTGATCCTCCGGGGCTGCCAGCAGCTGCTCGCTGACCTGCTCGAGAGCTTCTTCGCCCAGGGGGCCTAGACGCAGCCGGCGCACGGGCGGGGAGTGCCGGGACAGCCGTTCCACCAGCTCCTCGATGGGGCTTTGGATGTTCTGGCCCTCGGGAAGATGACAGCCGAAGATGCGCACCGGTCCGGCGAGATCGTCGCTGGCCAGCCGCTCGAGGAGTAAGAAGGTATCTCCACCGGCAAGGTGCAGATCGTCGAGGAAGAGAATCAGCGGTACCGAGGGCTGCTTGGGCTCGAAGGGACGGCAGAGCTCCTCCAGCAGCATGCCGGTGGCTTCGAAGAGAGCGTCGGTACCCGCTTCGGGATCGCGTCCGGGCAAATCCGGCCGCTGGGAGCGCAGGACGGGAAACATCTCCGTCAGCTCCGCCAGAATGATCGGTGAGAGCTCCGCCAGGGCGCGGCGGATGTAGCCGGTCTGGGACATCACCGCCGACCGCAACGCCTCCTCCACCGGTTGGTAGCTGCCCGATACCGCTTCGTTGGAGGCTCGGGCGCGCAACAGATTGACTCGTCCCCTGCGCCGGATGCTCTCCACCACCGACTCCACCAGATGGCTCTTGCCGACGCCGCCGATGCCCTCGATGAGGCAAATGCGCAGGCCGTCCTTGCCCTCTCCTTCCTGCCACCAATCGAGCAGCTGGGCCATCTCCTGGGCACGGCCCACCATGCTCAGCTGCGGGTAGTGGCTGGCCATGGCCATGGGCGGGGGTTGGGATTCCACCCGATCCTGGAGCTGGATCCACTGGTAGAGGTTGGAGGTCACTTGGCGGGGCTCGATGCCCAGCTCTTCGCGCAGGATGCGGCGGCATTCCTCGAATTGCGCCACCGCCCGTTCCCGCCGGCCGGTGAGGGCGTAGAGGCGGATCAGCTGGCGATGGGCGAGCTCGGAAAGGGGATCGAGGTTGACCCAGCGCCAGGCGTATTGCACTCCCAGGGAGTAGCTGCCGCTCTCCAAATAATGCTCGACCAGCGTCTTGAGGGCCTCGATGACGGTTTCCCGGAGCCGTTCCTGCTCGTTGGTCAGCCATTCGTCGAAGGCCGGCGAGTCCTTGACGTAGAATCCGGCGAGAAAGTCGCCCCGGTACAGCTGCACGGCACCAGCGAGCTCCTTGGGGGTGGTGTCGGAGGAGCTCGTCTCGCTGCCCGCAAGGACCTGTTGGAAAGCCTCCACGTCACACCAGACGTCGAGATCGCTGCGCAAGCGGATGCTGTTGCGGGTAGCGGTGACCGGCGACGGCTCCTTGGCGTCCATCTGCAGCGCCGAACGCAGGTTGTAGAGGGCCTGACGAAGGTTGCGCCGTCCGGCGGACTCGTCCAGGTCCGGCCACAGAAGATCGGCGAGGATGTCCCGGGACAGCTGGCGCTGGCGATTGCATACAAGGTAGGCGAGCAGCGCCCGGACCTTCTGGGATTCAAACCCCGTCAGGCGCTGGGAATCATTGCGGACGTCGAATCCGCCGAGAAGCCGTATTTCTAGTCGATGCACCATGCACTCCCGGTAATGGTCCGGCGACCACTACGATTCGGCCAGAACGCTCTACGCCGCTGGAATTCACGCCTTGGGCGCCGCGATCCTGGGTGGGGGGGCTCCAAGATTCGCCCTATTCTAGCTCGGCTATGAGTTGGAAATGCAGAAGAGGCCATTAGCTGACGTCTTCCTGACGGCAATCTTGGATCATCTATTTGTCCAGCGGGATTGACGCCGGGTTGTTCAAGGCTAAACCTCCTCGAATTCCCGATTTCAGCTTCCGCCCGGACGAGAACAGACCGTCTCGCTCTACGGAAGAGCATCCAGGCGCAGCGGATGCCTACCGTGGTTCGAGGTCCTCCCGGCGGTAGTGGCTGTCTCCAAGGCAGGCTGCCGCCCCTTTTTTTGTCCTGAATACAAGATTGTGCGGAGAAGTCCACCGGGCTTGCCGGGGCGAGGGAGCCCTGGAGTTTCTCCCCGCCCGGGAGTTTCTCCGGGGGTGGGCGGAATCCGTCGAAATCGCCTCGGGCCCCGCCCGGCAAGGGCTTTCGGTTGGGAATGGCTACGGCTGAATACATGGCATGGATCTTGTAGTTCATAGAGGCCGTTCGGATCAAACCGCCCGGAGATCGATTTCTACCCCGCTGAGTGGCAAGGCCGAGAATCTCGAGGCCATCGCGAGGTCGAGATCCACGGTGGGGGAGCCGAAATCGAGTTGCGAGCTCAATCGTTGGAGGTCGGATAGCCGGCCTCGAGTTTTTCATAGAGAACCTAAATTTGCTCCTCATCCCCGGTGGGGGTGAGCGCGAAGATCTAGGGGAGGCATTGATGTCCACGTCTTTTCGTTCTCTTTTCGCCGTTCTAGCGCTGCTCTTGGTGATGCCGGTCACGGCCGCACTCAGCACGGCGCCCCAACCTGCGACCAGTATCGAGGAGCTGGCCCGGCAGCAGTTCGACGCTGCCATGGAGCAAGGGCGCTGGGCGCCCCCGGCTTCGAATCTGCAGTCGGTAGCCGCCGGGATCGGCGGTCTGGAGACCACCTCGCCCCGCTGTCTGCCCAGCTGCGCCGCCGACGACGGCCGCTTCCTGGCGGTAGCGGCGGGTGCTGCTTTGGTCACCCTCAGCGACTCCTCCTTGGACGTCCAGATGGCTTCGCCGGGAGATCTGGCGAGCTTCTCGGTGGGCGTCTTCGACGGTGACGCCAACGCCGCCAACGGCAACTGGGATATCGGTAGCGCTCCCTACACCTACACCCTGTACGCGGACGCCAGCCGGGACGGCAGCGACCCCACCGTGGTGGCCGGGCCCTTCACCAGCGCTTCCATGCCCAACAATGGTTGGTTCGATTTCACCGTGGTCAACCACCCTGCGGCTCAGACCCCCAGCGGCAACTACTTCTACCGCCTACGGGTGGAGAATCAGGACCCGGCGCTGACGGTGCTCAACTCCTTCAAGCTGCGCTCTGACGGCGTCGCTACCATCGAGGTGGCGCAGCAGCCGTTTGGTTTCTACGCTCCGATTCAGAGCTTCGGCGATGCTCAGATCATCTTCCCCGATTTCCCCACCTACGATCCCAACGCGGGATCGGGAGATTTGGGTTACACCACCTACGACGGCACCTTCGACTTCTTCATCGACGTTGCCAGCCGGGAGGACGACCTGGTGATCTGGGGTGGTGACCTGGACCGCGGCTCCTACAACGGGGTCGACTTGGATACCGATGATCCCGACACTCCCAACGCTCCCTTCCTGCCCGATTGGGCCACCGATGACACAGTGCCGGAGGGGGTTGCCGTGGGCCTGCCCGGGACCACCGGCAATCCGGCGGACGACACCAGCCCGGTGGGTCTGGGGGTCTACCTGGTGCGCTCGCCGTCCATCGAGTTCACCCTCGAGGCGCCGGACGGAGCGGAGTACGACAACTTCAACCCCTCCGGCAACCAGGAGTGGGAGCAGTATCGTCTGACCACCGGGGTCTTCGACCCGGCCACCGCTGATGCTCCTGCCGCCGATCTGCCGCCGGGGGTCTACACCATCCGGGTGCGCGGCGTGGACATGCAGAATCTGAACTTCTGGCGCTTCTTCCACCCGCTCCTCTGCGTCGACGATCAGGGTGTGCCCTGTGAGCCCCTACGCTCCTTCCTGCTGGGAGACCGGGTGTGGATGGACCTCGACGGCAATGGCGTCCAGGACGCCGGTGAGCCGGGCATCGAGGGCGTGGAGCTGGAGCTTCTGGACTCCGATGGGGATGTGCTGGGCACCGCCGTCACCGACGCGGACGGTCTCTACACCTTCCCGGTGGACGCCGGCGTCTACTCGGTGGCCGTGGCCGACTCCAACTTCGGAGCCGGCGGCGCCCTCGACGGTCTCGAGCTGACCAGCGGTTTCGACCAATTCGACGCCGAGGTGGTGGACGACAACATCCTGACCTTGGACTTCGGCTACGTGGCCAACGGCTCCATCGGCAACTTCGTCTGGTACGACGCCAACGGCGACGGCATCTTCAACGAGGATCCGGGCAGCGGTCTGGGCGGCGTGGTGCTGACCCTCACCGAGGCCGGTGACGACGGTGTGTTGGGGACCGGCGATGACGTCACCGTCGGGACCACCGTCACCGACGCCGGCGGCGTCTACGACTTCCTCAATCTTCCGTCGGGCCTCTACCAGGTCGACGTGGACGAGGCCACGGTGCCGGACAACTTGGTGCTGTCCACCGGCAACGAGCCCTTCGTGGTGGCTCTGGCCCCCGGCGAGGACTTCGACGACGCCGATTTCGGCTACGCGCCGGACATCGCCGGCTGCTCCGCCTGTGACGGCAAGGTCACCGAGCTCACCATGCGCTACTTCGGTGATGCCGACGGTGTGCAGGTGGAGATTCGCATCCGCAACAAGGGCACCCTGCTCTACTCCGGTGTTCTCGACAGCGGCGACGTCTTCAGCTTCGTCGGTCAGGACAAGAAGGGAACCGTGGGGCCGGCCATCGAGATCTTCGTCGACGGCCAGTACGTCGCCATGCTGCACACCAGCTGCTCCGAGCCCATCGGCCCGGGCACGGTGGCCGGTGACTTCGTGGTGCTGGCGGGGAGCAGCCGCAAT
This portion of the Acidobacteriota bacterium genome encodes:
- a CDS encoding BTAD domain-containing putative transcriptional regulator, yielding MVHRLEIRLLGGFDVRNDSQRLTGFESQKVRALLAYLVCNRQRQLSRDILADLLWPDLDESAGRRNLRQALYNLRSALQMDAKEPSPVTATRNSIRLRSDLDVWCDVEAFQQVLAGSETSSSDTTPKELAGAVQLYRGDFLAGFYVKDSPAFDEWLTNEQERLRETVIEALKTLVEHYLESGSYSLGVQYAWRWVNLDPLSELAHRQLIRLYALTGRRERAVAQFEECRRILREELGIEPRQVTSNLYQWIQLQDRVESQPPPMAMASHYPQLSMVGRAQEMAQLLDWWQEGEGKDGLRICLIEGIGGVGKSHLVESVVESIRRRGRVNLLRARASNEAVSGSYQPVEEALRSAVMSQTGYIRRALAELSPIILAELTEMFPVLRSQRPDLPGRDPEAGTDALFEATGMLLEELCRPFEPKQPSVPLILFLDDLHLAGGDTFLLLERLASDDLAGPVRIFGCHLPEGQNIQSPIEELVERLSRHSPPVRRLRLGPLGEEALEQVSEQLLAAPEDHPLPRYLERQTGGLPVALLEVIYDRYESGHLRPGPDQRWHWQGELDIREDQLPTPLDELIWERARRLPRSARRLLTLAAVVGQRFDADLLARVEKEDLSVVWANLKIWIDRQMVRPMDEPWAEVERYPSPAPTDSTDLRVPIEFSHRRLRTVIYRHLPPSRRAAIHGQVAKVLEERAARGWVAWSETLAHHFAAAGDWRQAVRYHHRAADLARRHPSPVRTLLHCERALQLLPKTDMEEAEAQDLSRQLMRLRGEAREMLENEDAAPFLPDTESVAAEPFTD
- a CDS encoding SdrD B-like domain-containing protein; translation: MSTSFRSLFAVLALLLVMPVTAALSTAPQPATSIEELARQQFDAAMEQGRWAPPASNLQSVAAGIGGLETTSPRCLPSCAADDGRFLAVAAGAALVTLSDSSLDVQMASPGDLASFSVGVFDGDANAANGNWDIGSAPYTYTLYADASRDGSDPTVVAGPFTSASMPNNGWFDFTVVNHPAAQTPSGNYFYRLRVENQDPALTVLNSFKLRSDGVATIEVAQQPFGFYAPIQSFGDAQIIFPDFPTYDPNAGSGDLGYTTYDGTFDFFIDVASREDDLVIWGGDLDRGSYNGVDLDTDDPDTPNAPFLPDWATDDTVPEGVAVGLPGTTGNPADDTSPVGLGVYLVRSPSIEFTLEAPDGAEYDNFNPSGNQEWEQYRLTTGVFDPATADAPAADLPPGVYTIRVRGVDMQNLNFWRFFHPLLCVDDQGVPCEPLRSFLLGDRVWMDLDGNGVQDAGEPGIEGVELELLDSDGDVLGTAVTDADGLYTFPVDAGVYSVAVADSNFGAGGALDGLELTSGFDQFDAEVVDDNILTLDFGYVANGSIGNFVWYDANGDGIFNEDPGSGLGGVVLTLTEAGDDGVLGTGDDVTVGTTVTDAGGVYDFLNLPSGLYQVDVDEATVPDNLVLSTGNEPFVVALAPGEDFDDADFGYAPDIAGCSACDGKVTELTMRYFGDADGVQVEIRIRNKGTLLYSGVLDSGDVFSFVGQDKKGTVGPAIEIFVDGQYVAMLHTSCSEPIGPGTVAGDFVVLAGSSRNGGALCPVDGSGGGGDPDPGDCADCDGKVTALTLEYLGSTSAFVEVYARKGGGVRFAGIVFPGETFSFTGDDKKGTLGPSIDIDVD